The following is a genomic window from Pseudothermotoga thermarum DSM 5069.
CTCAAATTGAAATTCTAAGGAAAATGCCTCCTGAAAAACGTTTGAAGATGTCAATCGAACTGACTGAAAACACGATAAAATTACTCAAAGAAGGCGTGAGAAATCGTCATCCTGAGTACAGCGACGAAGAAGTTAAGTTTGCAGTTATAAAGATTTTGCTGGGTGAAGAACTTTTCAAGAAAGTATATCCTCAATTCAAGGAGATTAAACCATGAGTATTGAGGAAATCTTAAAAGAAGTGTTAGAAAAGCTTGAGAGGAATAACATAGAGTACATGATAACTGGTTCACTTGCGAGCAATATTCATGGTGTGCCACGAACCACATTTGATGCAGATATCGTGATTTCTGCAAATTTTGAAAATTTGAAAAAATTCATAGATGAAATAAAAAACAGTTTTTACGTGGATTTAGATATGGTAAGAGATGCTTTCGAGCGGAAAAGCATTTTTAACTTGATCCATTATGAGACGGGGTTTAAGATAGATTTCATCGTAAAAAAGCAAGGTGCTCATTTTGATATGGAATTTGAGAGGCGGAGGGCTTATACATTTGCAGGTAGAAAATGCTTTTTTGCATCACCCGAAGATACAATACTTTCGAAGCTTTTGTGGGCAAAAATTGGGGAATCTGAAAAGCAATTTCGGGATGCTTTGGGAGTAGCGAAGATACAAGCCGAGAACCTGGATTTTGAATATCTTCAGAAGTCAGCAGAAAATCTGGGAATTAAAGACATGCTTGAAAAGTTGATAGAACAACTAAGGCGAGCCAACTTAGGTTGAGGAATGCTATAAATAAATTGGTATCTACCCAGCAAACATTCTCAACCATCCAAAATCTTCGTAGAGTTCTTTTCACCAAAACCGCCTTCGTATCCTATTTTGATCAATCAACATCGTCTTCCACTTCGAACGGAAAAAGACAGGCTTTAACGAGAGATTCAAGGTGGACTCTGTGCCTGGGGAGGATCGAAAAAACACCGTTTTCTCTTTTCTGTTGAAACTTTTCGATCTTTTCGAACCTATTTCTGCCAATGAACATGTTTTTGAGAAAGATGTTCTTTCTGTTTAATCGAAATACCTGTGTCGCTATTAAGCAATTGCGTGTGAATGACGAGGTTGTTGTAAGATATTTTTTGGTCATCGTTTTTCATTGACGGCAAATGTCGGGCACTAAATTATCCGAACCCCTGTTTTGCAGCAGTAAATTGAAAACATAATAAGGATTGCTTTAAAAGAAAGGTAGGGTATTATGAGAGCTACTGGTAAGAAAAGTGTGAAATTGGAAGACATTAAAAGAATTCTTGCTGAAAACAAAAAAAGATTGCAGGAAAAGTATGGAATTAAAGAGATAGCGATATTTGGTTCTTTTGCAAGAGGGGACGAAACATCAAAGAGCGATATAGATATTCTATTGGAATTTGAAAGACCCATAGGATGGGAGTTTGTGGATTTATGCGAAGAGCTTGAAAACTTGTTGGGATTAAAGGTTGATGTTCTTACTAAGAATGCGCTGATGAGCAAACCAGCTTTGTGGGAGTCTATAAGAAAGGATATTGTGTATGTCTAAAAGAAATGTAAAACTCTTCGTTGAAGATATGCTTAACGCTATTGAGAAAATAGAAAAATACTGCAAGGGGATAGGAAGTTATGAAGAATTCTCTAAACAGGATATCGTAGTTGATGCAGTATTAAGGAATCTTGAAATTATTGGGGAAGCTGCATCCAAAATTCCAGAAAATATCCGTAGCAGGTTTTCTGAAATACCGTGGAAAAGAGTTGTAGGATTAAGAAACATAATTGTTCATGGATATTTTGTGGTGGATTTGCAAATAGTCTGGAGAATTATTACTTCTCAACTTCCTGAATTAAGAATCGCTTTGGAAAAAATGAGGGCTGAATTATGAATATCAAAAAGACTTTACCCCCGCTTTCGACTTTAAATCAAACGCACTCAACCATTCCAAACCCCATAGCGTTTTTTTCACCAAAGCCGGCCTCATAACCTATCTTGATCAGTTCAACATCACCTTCAACTTCAAATGGAAACAGGCAGGCTTTGATGAATGTATCTTTTATTTGAATAAGCTTGGTAATTTTACTTCTTGAGGAAATATATTCCCAATCTGGATAAATCTTCACACTGCCTGTAGATTCTTTGCCATATATCGCCATAAATTTCTTTTTCAGATTTCTTTCAAACGCATTTTGGTACTCTGGATCACTTGGTACCAAATATTTATGCGATAACTTACCTTTGAATTCCACCGGGATGCTCAAAACCATTGGTGAAAGCATTTTGAACTTCATCCTACTTGAAAATTCGATGTTTGTTGGTACCTCAATTTCAACGATCTCGAAATTCTCGCCGCAAATTTCCAAATATGGTTTTTGCAAAAGAGAACTCATGAAAGCCTTCAAAAAATCGTCGTTGATCGAACTGACAAACCAAGTTCCCTTGCAACCTTCTTTCAATATCAAAACATCTTTGTTAACAGTGTACATAGTCAAAAAAAGTTGTGAAAACGTGAAAAGTTTGAAACCGCCGTATCCTGATTCGTGCAGAATACTGGCGAGAGCTTCGTCTGCTATTTTCAAGCGCTTGTATATGAAAGCAGCCAGATGGTAGTTGTAGTTTAAAGGTATTGAGCAGGGATAGGCAGAAAAGGAAATTTTCAGCCTCAAAAGCATCCCCTTTCATATTTTATCATAGGTGGTGATGACAACTTTTGCGTAACCTAAGTGACGATGTTGGAGTATTTCCAAGTCGATTTTTTGCAAAATTAACTTTTTGGTATAATTTTCATGAACGAGATTCTTAGCCGTGGGGGGATATCCGCACCCAATAAAAACCACAACCTTTATATTGCTTTTTGTATTGAGGTGAGCGTATGGTAACAGGTTCATCCTTGCTCAGCTACACAGTTTGTAAAAGGCAAGCTTGGTTGATGCAGAGAAATGTTGAGCCAGACCAAGCGAACGAATACCTCGTGATCGGAAGACTCATACATTCTGAGTCATATAAGGATAAAGCTATCAGAGAAATTACCTTACCAGGTATGAAAATAGATCTTGTCTGGGAATCCGGAGGTTTGACAATTGTCGGCGAAATCAAGAAATCTTCTCGGTATCTTAAAGGAGCAAAGTTACAATTGTTATTCTATCTTAGCGAATTACGAAAAAGGGGAATAAAAGCAGTTGGGAAAATATTGATACCCAAAGAAAAAAAACAGATCAACGTGGAACTTACAGAAGAAAACCTTAAAGAGCTTTATACAGCCATTGAAGAGCTTGAGGAATTATCAAAGATTGAAAAGATTCCTCCAAAGAAGCGAACCAGCTTTTGCACGAAATGTGGCTTTGAAGAATTCTGCTGGTCATGAGGTGGTAACCTTTGGAACCGGTGTACATTTTCTCAAGCGGTTTTTTGAGAAGAAAGAACGAAACCCTTGTTTTGGAAACAGAACAAGGCAGCAAGTACATTCCAGTTGAAAATGTCTCTGAAATAAAGATCTTTGGCGAAGTTGATATCAATAAAAGAGCTCTTGAATTTCTCACCGAAAAGAGTATTGTTGTTCACTTTTTCAATTACTATGGGTACTACGTAGGTACTTTCTATCCTCGTGAACATCTGAACAGCGGCTATGTGATCTTAAAGCAGGCTGAATTTTATCTTAACCCCGCAAAAAGGTTAAACCTGGCAAAAAAATTTGTGTTCGGCGCCATTAAGAACGCGATAAACGTTCTTAAATCCCGAAACGAGAATCTTGAATCAGAGATTAAGAAAATTCAGGAACATCTATCG
Proteins encoded in this region:
- the cas4 gene encoding CRISPR-associated protein Cas4 is translated as MVTGSSLLSYTVCKRQAWLMQRNVEPDQANEYLVIGRLIHSESYKDKAIREITLPGMKIDLVWESGGLTIVGEIKKSSRYLKGAKLQLLFYLSELRKRGIKAVGKILIPKEKKQINVELTEENLKELYTAIEELEELSKIEKIPPKKRTSFCTKCGFEEFCWS
- a CDS encoding nucleotidyltransferase family protein; protein product: MRATGKKSVKLEDIKRILAENKKRLQEKYGIKEIAIFGSFARGDETSKSDIDILLEFERPIGWEFVDLCEELENLLGLKVDVLTKNALMSKPALWESIRKDIVYV
- the cas6 gene encoding CRISPR-associated endoribonuclease Cas6, which gives rise to MLLRLKISFSAYPCSIPLNYNYHLAAFIYKRLKIADEALASILHESGYGGFKLFTFSQLFLTMYTVNKDVLILKEGCKGTWFVSSINDDFLKAFMSSLLQKPYLEICGENFEIVEIEVPTNIEFSSRMKFKMLSPMVLSIPVEFKGKLSHKYLVPSDPEYQNAFERNLKKKFMAIYGKESTGSVKIYPDWEYISSRSKITKLIQIKDTFIKACLFPFEVEGDVELIKIGYEAGFGEKNAMGFGMVECV
- a CDS encoding HepT-like ribonuclease domain-containing protein encodes the protein MSKRNVKLFVEDMLNAIEKIEKYCKGIGSYEEFSKQDIVVDAVLRNLEIIGEAASKIPENIRSRFSEIPWKRVVGLRNIIVHGYFVVDLQIVWRIITSQLPELRIALEKMRAEL